The Chryseolinea soli genome contains a region encoding:
- a CDS encoding DUF1772 domain-containing protein: MSFSGYVEYQQGLINAFNVLMPLLGLVVILLTLLSAILQREDKGTFIALLLAMALLVLSGLITRFGNQPINAIVMTWHPDSPPSDWMTLRDKWWSLHIVRTLAIGTSFCLVTGSGLRR; the protein is encoded by the coding sequence ATGTCTTTTTCGGGATATGTGGAATATCAGCAAGGCCTCATCAACGCCTTTAATGTCTTGATGCCGCTATTGGGCCTGGTGGTTATTTTGCTCACACTGCTCTCGGCGATTCTACAACGGGAAGACAAGGGCACATTCATAGCCCTTCTCCTGGCGATGGCCCTGTTGGTATTGAGCGGTCTGATCACCCGGTTTGGAAACCAACCGATCAATGCCATCGTCATGACCTGGCACCCCGACAGCCCACCCAGCGATTGGATGACATTAAGAGACAAATGGTGGTCACTTCACATCGTCAGGACCCTGGCCATAGGCACGTCCTTCTGTTTGGTCACCGGATCGGGTCTTCGGCGATGA
- a CDS encoding Gfo/Idh/MocA family protein, with product MSKHDKMKSDSSRRKFIKQSLVASSIFIVPRHVLGGVGFTAPSDQLVLAAIGAGGKGTSDIKNASVNGRERVAALCDVDFSGSAKRSVENFPKAKLYNDYRVMLEQEKDIDAVTISTPDHVHGPAAAFAMQRGKHVYVQKPMTHNIREARMLTKMARDKKVVTQMGNQGGSNPLHSMVQRWIDSGNLGKISKVHIWTNRPVWPQGFAMPAPDESKKPKDLYWDLWLGPAEMKPYTPNLHPFNWRGWWDYGTGALGDVGCHLIDIPFRALGLKYPTDAECSVSSIYSQMWTPDYHPEGCPPSSFITLHFAATEKSKAPIEMTWSDGGLRPSRPEIIPADKDFGGTNSANGVLIIGEKGLITTNINDSSPMMPKLYLNDGTTEFGPETASTDEPEYGHQRKWVEACKAGFGSKEHKGLTSSFDYAGPMTETVLMGNLAIRSYMLRKQTGDQMEFYGRKKLLWDGDNMKITNMEEANQFVGRTYRKGWEV from the coding sequence ATGAGTAAACACGATAAAATGAAAAGCGACTCTTCGCGAAGAAAATTCATCAAACAAAGTCTGGTTGCGTCGTCCATTTTTATTGTCCCCAGGCACGTGCTGGGAGGCGTTGGATTCACCGCGCCCAGCGATCAACTTGTTCTTGCCGCCATCGGGGCGGGAGGAAAGGGCACCAGCGATATCAAGAATGCTTCGGTAAACGGACGCGAAAGAGTCGCTGCGTTGTGTGACGTTGACTTTTCAGGCTCTGCGAAACGCTCTGTGGAAAACTTCCCGAAAGCCAAGTTGTACAATGACTACCGCGTCATGCTCGAACAGGAAAAGGATATCGATGCCGTGACCATTTCCACTCCCGATCACGTACACGGACCGGCAGCAGCATTTGCCATGCAGCGCGGGAAGCACGTATATGTTCAGAAACCAATGACCCACAACATCCGGGAGGCGCGCATGCTCACCAAGATGGCCCGCGATAAAAAAGTGGTGACACAGATGGGAAATCAAGGTGGGTCGAATCCCTTGCACAGCATGGTTCAGCGTTGGATAGATTCCGGAAACCTGGGCAAGATCTCGAAAGTACACATTTGGACGAATCGCCCCGTGTGGCCTCAGGGTTTCGCGATGCCTGCGCCGGATGAAAGTAAAAAACCAAAAGATCTGTATTGGGATCTTTGGCTCGGTCCGGCAGAGATGAAGCCCTACACACCGAACCTTCATCCCTTTAACTGGCGCGGCTGGTGGGACTACGGCACGGGAGCGCTAGGCGACGTCGGTTGTCACCTGATCGATATTCCGTTCCGGGCACTCGGACTGAAATACCCCACGGATGCGGAATGCAGCGTGAGCTCTATCTATTCGCAAATGTGGACACCCGATTATCATCCTGAAGGATGTCCTCCTTCATCGTTCATCACACTACACTTTGCGGCAACCGAAAAAAGCAAAGCTCCCATTGAAATGACCTGGAGCGATGGTGGCCTCAGGCCATCACGGCCGGAGATCATTCCGGCAGACAAGGACTTTGGTGGCACCAATAGTGCGAATGGCGTTCTCATTATCGGTGAGAAAGGTCTGATCACAACAAACATCAACGACAGTTCGCCGATGATGCCGAAACTTTACCTGAACGACGGCACAACGGAGTTTGGCCCGGAGACCGCTTCTACGGATGAGCCGGAATACGGTCACCAGCGAAAGTGGGTTGAAGCGTGTAAAGCAGGCTTCGGCAGCAAAGAACATAAGGGCCTCACGTCATCGTTCGACTATGCCGGACCGATGACGGAAACGGTGTTGATGGGTAATCTTGCCATCCGCAGCTACATGTTGAGAAAACAAACCGGCGACCAAATGGAGTTCTACGGCCGCAAAAAGTTGTTGTGGGATGGAGACAACATGAAAATCACCAACATGGAAGAGGCCAATCAGTTTGTAGGAAGAACCTATCGCAAGGGTTGGGAAGTATAG
- a CDS encoding haloalkane dehalogenase, protein METTKKQEAPGRAAFPYEKKFQMVDGVRMAYVETGTGDPIVFLHGNPTSSYIWRNIIPHVQDLGRCIAPDLVGMGDSQKLSDPTANTFDNNEKYLDGLLKALNIKKNIIFVVHDWGSALAFNWTRSHPDAVKGIVYMEAILRPRLWKEVPPFAQEIFQKMRSEQGEEMVLQNNSFIEFNLPRTVLRPLSQEEMDNYRRPFLEPGEGRRVMLNWARQLPMENEPPHMVDVVNQYDEFMAHSNIPKLFIEATPGTLSEVDKTFCKAWPNQTHVVVAGSHNLQEDSPDEIGVAISVWVQGLN, encoded by the coding sequence ATGGAAACGACAAAAAAACAAGAAGCGCCCGGGAGGGCTGCTTTTCCCTATGAGAAGAAATTTCAAATGGTCGATGGTGTGCGGATGGCCTATGTCGAGACCGGCACGGGAGATCCCATTGTTTTCTTGCACGGAAATCCTACTTCATCCTACATCTGGCGCAACATCATTCCCCATGTGCAAGACCTTGGCCGCTGCATTGCCCCGGATCTTGTCGGGATGGGCGATTCCCAAAAACTCTCCGACCCCACCGCCAACACGTTCGACAACAATGAAAAATATCTGGATGGCCTTTTGAAGGCGCTGAACATAAAAAAGAACATCATCTTCGTTGTTCACGACTGGGGATCGGCGCTCGCTTTTAATTGGACGCGCTCCCATCCCGACGCGGTGAAAGGTATTGTCTATATGGAAGCCATCCTCAGGCCGCGCCTCTGGAAGGAAGTGCCACCCTTCGCGCAGGAAATATTTCAGAAGATGCGATCCGAACAGGGAGAAGAAATGGTCTTGCAAAACAATTCTTTTATCGAGTTCAATCTTCCGAGAACGGTTCTCCGTCCTTTGTCGCAGGAAGAGATGGACAACTATCGTCGTCCCTTTCTGGAGCCTGGTGAAGGACGAAGGGTCATGCTGAATTGGGCGCGACAATTGCCCATGGAGAACGAGCCTCCGCACATGGTCGATGTTGTTAACCAGTATGATGAATTTATGGCGCACAGCAACATCCCCAAATTGTTCATCGAAGCAACTCCTGGAACGCTATCGGAGGTTGATAAGACCTTTTGTAAAGCGTGGCCCAACCAAACCCATGTCGTAGTTGCCGGTTCTCATAATCTGCAGGAAGATTCGCCTGATGAGATTGGGGTTGCTATTTCGGTCTGGGTGCAGGGATTGAATTGA
- a CDS encoding carboxymuconolactone decarboxylase family protein, with protein sequence MPHIQLLNDQLPGIVGLLDYRRETAQPLSALAEILLRGDSTLSSGEREMIASYVSFKNECHFCHSSHGAAAAAHLNKDANFLDDIKLGFVKTPVSAKLRALLNIAAHVQQGGKKVTEADVAAARKEGATDREIHDTVLIAAAFCMYNRYVDGLGTWAPPGNDAYMPMGERLAKEGYMGY encoded by the coding sequence ATGCCCCACATCCAACTCCTCAACGACCAACTCCCCGGCATCGTCGGCCTGCTCGACTACCGCAGAGAAACCGCCCAACCCCTCAGCGCTCTCGCCGAGATCCTTCTGCGCGGCGACTCCACCCTCAGCAGCGGCGAACGCGAAATGATCGCTTCGTATGTCTCCTTTAAAAACGAATGCCACTTCTGCCATTCCTCGCACGGCGCAGCAGCCGCGGCGCACCTGAACAAAGACGCTAACTTTCTCGACGACATCAAACTGGGATTCGTCAAGACCCCCGTCTCCGCCAAGCTGCGCGCACTGTTGAACATTGCCGCCCACGTGCAACAGGGAGGTAAAAAAGTAACGGAAGCCGATGTAGCGGCCGCGCGAAAAGAAGGTGCTACCGACCGCGAGATCCACGACACGGTTTTGATTGCCGCTGCCTTCTGCATGTATAACCGGTATGTAGATGGACTCGGCACATGGGCACCTCCTGGAAACGATGCGTATATGCCCATGGGCGAGAGACTTGCCAAGGAAGGCTACATGGGGTATTGA
- a CDS encoding cobalamin-independent methionine synthase II family protein gives MKIPTEPIGSVPRPAYLVQALGAFSKGEIKADELTRLTEKALAETIQLFEQTGSPVISDGEQSKPSFATYPIAGMKQLAPDGVVIPFADGHTRQLPKLTGGAFRYQTYANSYLDKAKKLTKLPVKQAVISASAISLLYPQEGIAGYSRDQFIQDLIREAEADIRKCLDNGAYNVQIDFTEARLAIKLDPSKGLLKMFIDLNNQVLDRFTEAERKRIGVHTCPGGDHDSTHSADVPYEELLPYLFDLHATNFYLEYAGEKNKRAVLEAIKKSLKPGQRVFLGVTNVLDPRVETPEEVCDLIVEAAKVIPADQLGTCDDCGFSPFADDVSTARETAFAKIKARIQGTALAEKKLGK, from the coding sequence ATGAAAATACCAACCGAACCCATTGGAAGCGTACCACGGCCCGCCTATCTGGTGCAGGCCCTGGGCGCTTTTTCAAAAGGAGAGATCAAAGCAGACGAATTAACCAGACTCACAGAAAAAGCATTAGCGGAAACCATTCAATTATTCGAGCAAACCGGTTCACCGGTCATCAGCGATGGCGAGCAATCGAAGCCGAGCTTTGCTACCTATCCCATCGCCGGCATGAAACAGCTTGCACCGGATGGCGTGGTCATCCCCTTCGCCGATGGTCACACGCGCCAACTTCCCAAACTGACGGGCGGCGCATTTCGCTATCAGACGTATGCCAACAGCTATCTGGACAAAGCAAAGAAGCTCACAAAGCTGCCGGTGAAGCAGGCGGTGATCTCGGCCTCTGCGATCAGCCTGCTCTATCCTCAGGAGGGCATCGCCGGCTATTCGCGCGATCAGTTTATCCAGGACCTTATCCGCGAAGCCGAAGCCGACATCCGGAAGTGCCTCGACAATGGGGCGTACAATGTGCAGATCGATTTCACGGAAGCAAGGCTGGCGATCAAGCTCGATCCATCAAAAGGATTGCTGAAGATGTTCATTGACCTGAACAACCAGGTGCTCGACCGGTTCACCGAAGCCGAACGCAAACGGATCGGTGTCCATACCTGCCCAGGCGGCGATCACGATTCGACCCATAGCGCAGACGTGCCTTACGAAGAATTGCTTCCTTACTTGTTCGACCTGCACGCTACCAATTTCTATCTCGAATATGCCGGCGAAAAAAATAAACGCGCCGTGCTGGAGGCCATCAAGAAATCGCTCAAGCCCGGTCAACGTGTTTTTCTCGGTGTCACGAACGTGCTCGACCCGCGTGTTGAAACTCCTGAAGAAGTCTGCGACCTGATCGTGGAAGCCGCCAAGGTCATCCCGGCCGATCAGCTTGGCACGTGCGACGACTGCGGATTTTCTCCGTTTGCCGACGATGTGTCGACGGCGCGCGAAACCGCTTTCGCAAAGATCAAAGCGCGTATCCAGGGTACCGCACTAGCAGAAAAGAAACTCGGGAAATAG
- a CDS encoding PadR family transcriptional regulator — MKRTSIGEFEEIVLLITALLEEDAYGVTITQEIEKQTGRKVGFNTVHTTLQRLEEKGLITSKMAGATAERGGRRKRYFRITALGSRTLRELKELREKLWKVLPPKVIGLSGN, encoded by the coding sequence ATGAAAAGAACATCGATAGGCGAATTTGAAGAGATCGTTCTTCTTATAACGGCCCTCCTGGAAGAGGATGCCTATGGTGTGACGATCACCCAGGAAATTGAAAAGCAAACCGGGCGAAAGGTCGGTTTCAATACCGTGCACACCACGCTGCAACGCCTGGAAGAAAAAGGACTGATCACTTCAAAGATGGCTGGCGCCACCGCCGAACGGGGTGGCCGGCGAAAAAGATATTTTAGAATAACGGCACTGGGCAGCCGAACCCTGCGCGAACTGAAAGAGCTGCGGGAGAAACTCTGGAAAGTTTTGCCCCCAAAAGTAATAGGCCTATCCGGAAATTAA
- a CDS encoding DUF2911 domain-containing protein: MKKKILIGVVSLVVLLAIGFAYLNYRNRTLSPSGKTELTVNGLTVSIPYARPSVRGRLIFGTEGQNALQPYGKYWRLGANESTEITVNKDIDFNGQAVKAGTYRMYAIPGPDTFDIALNSELGKWGAMEPDYSLDILHTKVPVEHLSTPVEQYTISMVEADGGVNVVFEFSDVKFVVPVRPQ, from the coding sequence ATGAAAAAGAAAATACTTATTGGAGTGGTGTCTCTCGTTGTGTTGCTTGCCATTGGCTTTGCCTATCTCAATTACCGGAACCGCACGTTAAGTCCTTCCGGAAAGACAGAATTGACAGTCAACGGCCTCACCGTTTCCATTCCGTATGCCCGGCCTTCCGTTCGTGGGCGGTTGATTTTTGGGACTGAAGGACAAAATGCACTTCAGCCCTATGGAAAATACTGGCGCTTGGGTGCAAATGAGTCGACCGAAATCACGGTTAATAAAGACATAGATTTCAACGGGCAGGCTGTTAAGGCGGGTACCTATAGAATGTATGCCATTCCCGGACCAGATACATTTGACATTGCTTTGAATTCAGAGCTCGGCAAGTGGGGCGCCATGGAGCCCGACTACAGTTTGGACATTTTACACACGAAAGTCCCGGTTGAACACCTGAGCACTCCGGTTGAGCAATACACCATCTCCATGGTTGAAGCCGACGGCGGCGTTAACGTGGTGTTTGAATTTTCAGATGTTAAATTCGTTGTTCCCGTAAGGCCACAGTAA
- a CDS encoding sulfite exporter TauE/SafE family protein, with the protein MITSLWLLFVCAFLAFSLSAVCGGGAGLLLMPVLGLFLPATQLPAALSIGTVASSVSRIAVFFSRIRWDVVRWFVPAALPAVFFGAWLLHFVNPLYLEIAMGVFLISNLPALFKKTSKAPAPGSSSHKLLLVIGFLAGFLSGLTGAVGLLFNRFYLRYGLSKEEIVATRAANELILHVIKLGLYASFGLISGKVIGLGTSVAVAGLLSSWFMKWGLKRISESFFRTVGYATMVLSGIVMLAQSGGRLMSENNAYLSFAPLSKGIESKVQWQNAKLAFEFEYDEGFEYEREISLSDLSAAQRKYVLGEKGSAETIRVEEVFGINAHSFEAYYFKAGELVKKIDFNV; encoded by the coding sequence ATGATAACATCGCTTTGGCTCCTTTTTGTTTGTGCCTTCCTGGCTTTTTCCTTAAGTGCGGTTTGTGGCGGTGGTGCTGGCCTGTTGTTGATGCCGGTGCTGGGCTTGTTCCTGCCGGCAACGCAACTGCCCGCAGCGCTGTCGATCGGCACCGTGGCGTCTTCGGTTTCACGCATCGCCGTTTTCTTTTCGAGGATTCGGTGGGACGTTGTTCGCTGGTTTGTTCCCGCGGCCTTGCCTGCCGTGTTTTTTGGGGCCTGGCTTTTGCATTTTGTGAACCCGCTTTACCTCGAGATTGCCATGGGTGTCTTTTTAATCAGCAACCTTCCTGCACTTTTTAAAAAGACAAGCAAAGCACCTGCACCGGGAAGCTCTTCGCACAAGCTCTTGCTCGTCATTGGTTTCCTGGCGGGTTTTCTTTCGGGGCTCACCGGTGCGGTAGGACTTTTGTTCAACCGCTTCTATCTGCGCTATGGACTGTCTAAGGAAGAAATCGTGGCCACGCGTGCAGCAAACGAATTGATACTTCATGTGATCAAGCTGGGTTTGTATGCTTCCTTTGGTTTAATCTCTGGCAAAGTGATTGGTCTGGGAACGTCAGTTGCCGTCGCCGGTCTGTTGTCGTCGTGGTTTATGAAATGGGGGCTGAAGCGGATCAGCGAATCTTTTTTCAGAACCGTTGGCTATGCTACGATGGTCCTTTCCGGAATCGTTATGCTCGCGCAGTCGGGAGGCCGGCTGATGTCCGAGAATAACGCTTACTTGTCGTTCGCTCCGCTTTCCAAAGGCATTGAATCGAAGGTGCAATGGCAAAACGCTAAACTTGCTTTTGAATTTGAATACGATGAGGGCTTTGAATACGAACGGGAAATTTCACTGTCCGATTTGTCGGCAGCGCAGCGAAAATATGTGCTGGGCGAAAAGGGGAGTGCGGAGACCATCCGGGTCGAGGAAGTATTTGGCATTAACGCGCATTCCTTTGAAGCGTATTATTTCAAGGCCGGAGAACTTGTGAAGAAAATTGACTTCAATGTCTGA
- a CDS encoding carboxymuconolactone decarboxylase family protein, producing MPHIPLDVNLPGITGILNYRTETALPIRQLTQILLRGDSTLTEGERELIATVVSYGNECQFCTAAHTAAADILLGEKETAEKVKKDPLHAPVSEKMKGLLDIARAVQVSGKNVTTSMIDKAKAAGATDLEIHDTVLIAALFSLYNRLVDGFASVTPAEPAFYERLAVILKDKGYLPSENRYAGLKA from the coding sequence ATGCCTCATATACCCTTGGATGTGAATTTGCCGGGCATCACCGGCATCCTCAACTACCGGACGGAGACGGCCTTACCCATCCGCCAACTCACCCAGATCTTGCTGCGCGGAGATTCGACGCTGACAGAAGGTGAACGCGAATTGATCGCCACCGTCGTGTCCTACGGCAATGAATGCCAATTCTGCACCGCGGCCCACACGGCGGCCGCCGACATATTGTTGGGCGAAAAGGAGACGGCCGAGAAAGTAAAAAAAGATCCGTTGCACGCGCCGGTCAGCGAAAAAATGAAAGGCCTGCTCGACATTGCCCGGGCCGTTCAGGTGAGTGGAAAAAATGTAACCACCTCCATGATCGACAAAGCCAAAGCCGCTGGTGCCACCGACCTGGAAATCCACGACACGGTTTTGATCGCCGCCTTGTTCTCGTTGTACAATCGTTTGGTGGATGGATTTGCAAGCGTTACACCCGCAGAGCCTGCTTTCTATGAACGATTGGCAGTCATTCTTAAAGACAAGGGCTATCTGCCATCGGAAAACCGGTATGCCGGACTGAAGGCGTAA
- a CDS encoding beta-N-acetylhexosaminidase, protein MTRFFSISQTLFFILVVAVTASCKRAKDASPEAIAQFQNVIPKPDSTVLEGKAFELTKESAITISGADIQPIGQYLADMLNKGTGFSLSLKTSEKAPESGIFLTTASADTTLGNEGYTLTITSDLVTIAGKPAGLFYGLQTLRQLLPAAIEKAPAASAQPAWEIATGTIRDVPLYSWRGSMLDVARHFFGMDDVKRYIDLISYYKMNILHLHLSDDQGWRIEIKSWPNLTKHGGSTQVGGGKGGFFTQEQYGELVAYAKSRFITIVPEIDMPGHINSALASYGELNGGIQVPKEGRIELDLSSPDILGTKTKPTQLYTGREVGFSTLRYNKEETFKFINDVVRELSAITPGPYFHVGGDEAHVTKKEEYIQFVNRFTEIVKSNGKKMVGWEEVSQGNVDSNVIVQHWSKEKYALEAVQKGSLLIMSPANKAYLDMQYDSTSRIGLHWAAYIEVDSAYNWDPLTYSHGINRENVLGVEAPLWTETVENMNDIEYLVFPRLPGYAELGWSTGEKSWDEYKVRLGKHAPRFKAWDIDYYKSAKVPWVE, encoded by the coding sequence ATGACCAGGTTCTTCTCTATCTCCCAAACACTGTTCTTTATTTTGGTTGTCGCCGTGACGGCGTCTTGTAAACGAGCAAAAGATGCATCACCCGAAGCCATCGCCCAATTTCAAAATGTCATCCCCAAACCCGACTCCACCGTACTTGAAGGAAAAGCATTTGAGTTGACAAAGGAATCGGCCATCACGATCTCCGGCGCTGACATCCAACCCATCGGACAATACCTGGCCGATATGTTGAACAAAGGCACGGGATTCAGCCTGTCGTTGAAAACAAGCGAGAAAGCTCCTGAATCTGGAATATTCTTGACCACGGCATCCGCCGACACCACGTTGGGCAACGAAGGATACACGCTCACCATCACGAGCGACCTGGTGACCATTGCCGGAAAACCGGCCGGTCTTTTTTATGGACTCCAAACCCTCCGCCAGTTGCTTCCCGCAGCCATCGAAAAAGCACCCGCGGCTTCTGCGCAACCGGCATGGGAAATTGCCACCGGCACCATTCGCGACGTGCCGTTGTATAGCTGGAGAGGATCGATGCTGGATGTGGCGCGCCACTTCTTTGGCATGGACGATGTGAAGCGTTACATCGACCTGATCAGCTACTATAAAATGAACATCCTTCACCTGCACCTCAGCGACGACCAGGGATGGCGCATCGAGATCAAATCGTGGCCCAACCTGACCAAACACGGCGGCAGCACACAAGTGGGTGGCGGCAAGGGCGGCTTCTTCACGCAAGAGCAATACGGCGAGTTGGTGGCTTATGCCAAGAGCCGCTTCATCACCATCGTTCCCGAGATCGACATGCCGGGCCACATCAACTCGGCGCTGGCGTCGTATGGAGAACTCAACGGGGGCATACAAGTTCCCAAGGAAGGAAGAATTGAATTAGACTTGTCTTCGCCCGACATCCTGGGTACCAAGACCAAACCGACCCAGTTGTATACCGGCCGGGAGGTAGGCTTCAGTACGCTTCGCTACAACAAGGAAGAGACCTTCAAATTTATCAATGATGTAGTGCGCGAGCTTAGCGCCATCACACCCGGTCCCTATTTCCACGTCGGCGGCGATGAAGCGCACGTCACCAAGAAAGAAGAGTATATCCAGTTTGTGAACCGCTTCACGGAGATCGTAAAATCCAACGGCAAGAAGATGGTGGGCTGGGAAGAAGTGTCCCAGGGCAACGTCGATAGTAACGTGATCGTTCAACACTGGAGCAAAGAAAAATATGCCCTGGAAGCGGTTCAAAAAGGAAGCCTGCTCATTATGTCGCCGGCCAATAAAGCGTACCTCGACATGCAATACGACTCCACTTCCCGCATCGGCCTGCATTGGGCAGCGTACATCGAAGTGGACTCTGCCTACAACTGGGATCCGCTCACCTACTCGCACGGCATCAACCGCGAAAACGTCTTGGGCGTGGAGGCCCCGCTGTGGACGGAGACCGTCGAGAACATGAACGACATCGAGTATCTCGTGTTCCCCCGACTCCCCGGTTATGCTGAACTGGGATGGTCTACGGGCGAAAAAAGCTGGGACGAGTATAAAGTGCGCCTGGGCAAACACGCGCCGCGCTTTAAGGCTTGGGACATTGACTACTACAAGTCCGCCAAAGTGCCCTGGGTGGAGTAG